One Alnus glutinosa chromosome 3, dhAlnGlut1.1, whole genome shotgun sequence genomic region harbors:
- the LOC133863833 gene encoding coatomer subunit beta'-2 isoform X1, which yields MPLRLEIKRKLAQRSERVKSVDLHPTEPWILASLYSGTVCIWNYQSQTMAKSFEVTELPVRSAKFIARKQWVVAGADDMFIRVYNYNTMDKVKVFEAHTDYIRCVAVHPTLPYVLSSSDDMLIKLWDWEKGWACTQIFEGHSHYVMQVTFNPKDTNTFASASLDRTIKIWNLGSPDPNFTLDAHQKGVNCVDYFTGGDKPYLITGSDDHTAKVWDYQTKSCVQTLEGHTHNVSAVCFHPELPIIITGSEDGTVRIWHATTYRLENTLNYGLERVWAIGYMKGSRRVVIGYDEGTIMVKLGREEPVASMDNSGKIIWAKHNEIQTVNIKSVGADLEVADGERLPLAVKELGTCDLYPQSLKHNPNGRFVVVCGDGEYIIYTALAWRNRSFGSALEFAWSTDGEYAVRESTSKIKIFSKNFQEKRSVRPTFSAERIYGGALLAMCSNDFICFYDWAECRLIRRIDVNVKNLYWADSGDLVAIASDTSFYILKYSRDVVSSYLDSGRPVDEQGVEDAFELLHEVNERVRTGIWVGDCFIYNNSSWRLNYCVGGEVTTMFHLDRPMYLLGYLASQSRVYLIDKEFNVIGYTLLVSLIEYKTLVMRGDLDRASELLPSIPKEHHNSVAHFLESRGMIEDAIEVATDPDYRFELAIQLGRLEVAKSIASEVQSESKWKQLGELAMSTGKLEMAEECLKHAMDLSGLLLLYSSLGDAEGISQLASLAKEQGKNNVAFLCLFMLGNLEECLQLLLDSNRIPEAALMARSYLPSKVSEIVAIWRKDLNKVNAKAAESLAVPEEYPNLFEDWQVALSVESKVAATRGVYPPAHEYINHADRSHLTLVEAFRNMQVDDEEPLENGDADHEENGEEQNEEEHNGEEGSQEEGVVVDADSTDGAVLVNGNEADEEWGTNNEGTPSA from the exons ATG CCTCTCAGACTTGAAATCAAG AGAAAGCTTGCTCAAAGATCCGAGAGAGTAAAGTCTGTGGATCTGCATCCAACAGAACCATG GATTCTCGCGAGTTTGTATTCAGGAACCGTGTGTATCTGGAACTACCAATCACAG ACAATGGCGAAGTCTTTTGAGGTCACAGAGTTGCCAG TTAGGTCAGCCAAGTTTATAGCCCGCAAGCAATGGGTTGTTGCTGGAGCTGATGACATGTTTATTCGTGTATACAATTACAACACTATGGATAAGGTTAAGGTATTTGAGGCACATACAGATTACATTAGGTGTGTGGCTGTCCATCCTACCCTTCCGTATGTGCTGTCATCATCTGATGATATGCTCATTAAGCTTTGGGATTGGGAGAAAGGTTGGGCATGTACTCAGATTTTTGAGGGGCATTCCCATTATGTGATGCAAGTGACATTTAATCCAAAAGACACCAACACATTTGCAAGTGCATCTCTTGATCGCACCATAAAG ATTTGGAATCTTGGCTCCCCCGACCCAAATTTTACATTGGATGCCCATCAGAAAGGTGTTAATTGCGTTGATTACTTTACTGGTGGTGATAAACCTTATCTAATTACTGGTTCTGATGATCACACTGCTAAG GTGTGGGACTATCAGACCAAAAGCTGTGTCCAGACACTAGAGGGCCACACCCACAATGTCTCTGCAGTATGTTTTCATCCTGAACTTCCTATAATAATTACTGGTTCTGAAGATGGGACAGTTCGTATATGGCACGCTACCACTTATAG GCTTGAGAACACATTGAATTATGGTCTTGAAAGAGTTTGGGCTATTGGATACATGAAAGGTTCACGTCG GGTTGTAATTGGTTATGATGAAGGAACCATTATGGTGAAACTTGGTCGGGAAGAACCTGTAGCTAGTATGGACAACAGTGGAAAAATCATATGGGCTAAGCATAATGAAATTCAAACTGTGAACATTAAGAGCGTGGGAGCAGATTTGGAG GTTGCTGATGGAGAAAGATTGCCTTTGGCTGTTAAGGAGTTGGGAACCTGTGATCTTTACCCACAG agcTTAAAGCACAATCCCAATGGGAGGTTTGTTGTTGTCTGTGGAGATGGTGAGTACATTATATATACAGCTTTGGCATGGAGAAATAGGTCATTCGGTTCGGCTTTGGAATTTGCATGGTCAACAGATGGAGAATATGCTGTTAGAGAAAGCACATCAAAGATTAAGATTTTCAGTAAAAATTTCCAG GAAAAGAGGAGTGTTCGTCCAACCTTCTCAGCTGAGCGTATTTATGGGGGAGCCTTGTTGGCAATGTGCTCaaatgattttatttgtttctatGATTGGGCTGAATGCAGGCTGATTCGGCGAATTGATGTTAATGTGAAA AACCTCTATTGGGCTGATAGTGGAGATTTAGTGGCGATTGCCAGCGATACATCATTCTATATCCTGAAGTACAGT CGCGATGTGGTTTCTTCTTATTTGGATAGTGGAAGACCTGTAGATGAACAAGGGGTTGAGGATGCCTTTGAGCTTCTTCATGAAGTGAATGAACGTGTCAGGACTGGTATATGGGTTGgggattgttttatttataaCAACTCCTCCTGGAGGCTTAATTACTGTGTTGGTGGTGAG gtaaccACAATGTTTCATTTGGACCGGCCTATGTATTTGTTGGGTTATCTTGCTAGTCAAAGTCGAGTGTATCTAATTGACAAAGAGTTCAA TGTTATTGGATACACCTTACTTGTTAGCTTGATTGAGTATAAGACTCTTGTGATGCGTGGGGACCTGGACAGGGCCAGTGAACTTTTACCTTCAATTCCTAAAGAGCATCATAATAG tGTGGCTCATTTCTTGGAATCACGTGGGATGATAGAGGATGCTATTGAAGTAGCTACAGACCCTGATTACAGATTTGAGCTAGCCATACAGCTTGGTAGATTAGAGGTTGCAAAG AGTATTGCCTCAGAAGTGCAGAGTGAGTCTAAATGGAAGCAGTTGGGAGAATTAGCTATGTCCACCGGAAAG TTAGAAATGGCCGAGGAATGTTTAAAGCATGCAATGGACTTGAGTGGTTTATTGCTACTTTATTCTTCTTTAGGTGATGCTGAAGGGATATCACAACTTGCTTCCCTTGCTAAAGAGCAGGGGAAGAACAATGTTGCATTCCTTTGCTTATTCATGTTGGGTAATTTGGAGGAGTGCCTCCAGCTGTTGTTGGATag CAATCGGATTCCTGAGGCTGCCTTGATGGCACGATCTTATCTTCCAAGCAAGGTCTCAGAGATAGTCGCAATTTGGAGAAAGGACCTCAATAAG GTCAATGCAAAGGCTGCTGAATCTTTAGCCGTTCCTGAGGAGTATCCTAATTTGTTTGAGGATTGGCAAGTTGCGCTATCTGTTGAATCTAAAGTTGCAGCGACAAG GGGCGTTTATCCTCCTGCACATGAATATATAAACCATGCCGATAGATCACATCTTACACTTGTGGAGGCTTTCAGAAACATGCAAGTGGATGATGAAGAACCCCTTGAGAATGGAGATGCAGATCATGAGGAG AATGGAGAAGAACAGAATGAAGAGGaacacaatggagaagaaggaagCCAAGAGGAGGGTGTCGTAGTGGATGCTGATTCAACAGATGGTGCAGTACTCGTTAATGGCAACGAGGCTGACGAAGAGTGGGGTACGAATAATGAAGGAACCCCGTCGGCCTAA
- the LOC133863833 gene encoding coatomer subunit beta'-2 isoform X2: MPLRLEIKRKLAQRSERVKSVDLHPTEPWILASLYSGTVCIWNYQSQTMAKSFEVTELPVRSAKFIARKQWVVAGADDMFIRVYNYNTMDKVKVFEAHTDYIRCVAVHPTLPYVLSSSDDMLIKLWDWEKGWACTQIFEGHSHYVMQVTFNPKDTNTFASASLDRTIKIWNLGSPDPNFTLDAHQKGVNCVDYFTGGDKPYLITGSDDHTAKVWDYQTKSCVQTLEGHTHNVSAVCFHPELPIIITGSEDGTVRIWHATTYRLENTLNYGLERVWAIGYMKGSRRVVIGYDEGTIMVKLGREEPVASMDNSGKIIWAKHNEIQTVNIKSVGADLEVADGERLPLAVKELGTCDLYPQSLKHNPNGRFVVVCGDGEYIIYTALAWRNRSFGSALEFAWSTDGEYAVRESTSKIKIFSKNFQEKRSVRPTFSAERIYGGALLAMCSNDFICFYDWAECRLIRRIDVNVKNLYWADSGDLVAIASDTSFYILKYSRDVVSSYLDSGRPVDEQGVEDAFELLHEVNERVRTGIWVGDCFIYNNSSWRLNYCVGGEVTTMFHLDRPMYLLGYLASQSRVYLIDKEFNVIGYTLLVSLIEYKTLVMRGDLDRASELLPSIPKEHHNSVAHFLESRGMIEDAIEVATDPDYRFELAIQLGRLEVAKSIASEVQSESKWKQLGELAMSTGKLEMAEECLKHAMDLSGLLLLYSSLGDAEGISQLASLAKEQGKNNVAFLCLFMLGNLEECLQLLLDSNRIPEAALMARSYLPSKVSEIVAIWRKDLNKVNAKAAESLAVPEEYPNLFEDWQVALSVESKVAATRGVYPPAHEYINHADRSHLTLVEAFRNMQVDDEEPLENGDADHEENGEEQNEEEHNGEEGSQEEGVVVDADSTDGAVLVNGNEADEEWVLTPHQ, translated from the exons ATG CCTCTCAGACTTGAAATCAAG AGAAAGCTTGCTCAAAGATCCGAGAGAGTAAAGTCTGTGGATCTGCATCCAACAGAACCATG GATTCTCGCGAGTTTGTATTCAGGAACCGTGTGTATCTGGAACTACCAATCACAG ACAATGGCGAAGTCTTTTGAGGTCACAGAGTTGCCAG TTAGGTCAGCCAAGTTTATAGCCCGCAAGCAATGGGTTGTTGCTGGAGCTGATGACATGTTTATTCGTGTATACAATTACAACACTATGGATAAGGTTAAGGTATTTGAGGCACATACAGATTACATTAGGTGTGTGGCTGTCCATCCTACCCTTCCGTATGTGCTGTCATCATCTGATGATATGCTCATTAAGCTTTGGGATTGGGAGAAAGGTTGGGCATGTACTCAGATTTTTGAGGGGCATTCCCATTATGTGATGCAAGTGACATTTAATCCAAAAGACACCAACACATTTGCAAGTGCATCTCTTGATCGCACCATAAAG ATTTGGAATCTTGGCTCCCCCGACCCAAATTTTACATTGGATGCCCATCAGAAAGGTGTTAATTGCGTTGATTACTTTACTGGTGGTGATAAACCTTATCTAATTACTGGTTCTGATGATCACACTGCTAAG GTGTGGGACTATCAGACCAAAAGCTGTGTCCAGACACTAGAGGGCCACACCCACAATGTCTCTGCAGTATGTTTTCATCCTGAACTTCCTATAATAATTACTGGTTCTGAAGATGGGACAGTTCGTATATGGCACGCTACCACTTATAG GCTTGAGAACACATTGAATTATGGTCTTGAAAGAGTTTGGGCTATTGGATACATGAAAGGTTCACGTCG GGTTGTAATTGGTTATGATGAAGGAACCATTATGGTGAAACTTGGTCGGGAAGAACCTGTAGCTAGTATGGACAACAGTGGAAAAATCATATGGGCTAAGCATAATGAAATTCAAACTGTGAACATTAAGAGCGTGGGAGCAGATTTGGAG GTTGCTGATGGAGAAAGATTGCCTTTGGCTGTTAAGGAGTTGGGAACCTGTGATCTTTACCCACAG agcTTAAAGCACAATCCCAATGGGAGGTTTGTTGTTGTCTGTGGAGATGGTGAGTACATTATATATACAGCTTTGGCATGGAGAAATAGGTCATTCGGTTCGGCTTTGGAATTTGCATGGTCAACAGATGGAGAATATGCTGTTAGAGAAAGCACATCAAAGATTAAGATTTTCAGTAAAAATTTCCAG GAAAAGAGGAGTGTTCGTCCAACCTTCTCAGCTGAGCGTATTTATGGGGGAGCCTTGTTGGCAATGTGCTCaaatgattttatttgtttctatGATTGGGCTGAATGCAGGCTGATTCGGCGAATTGATGTTAATGTGAAA AACCTCTATTGGGCTGATAGTGGAGATTTAGTGGCGATTGCCAGCGATACATCATTCTATATCCTGAAGTACAGT CGCGATGTGGTTTCTTCTTATTTGGATAGTGGAAGACCTGTAGATGAACAAGGGGTTGAGGATGCCTTTGAGCTTCTTCATGAAGTGAATGAACGTGTCAGGACTGGTATATGGGTTGgggattgttttatttataaCAACTCCTCCTGGAGGCTTAATTACTGTGTTGGTGGTGAG gtaaccACAATGTTTCATTTGGACCGGCCTATGTATTTGTTGGGTTATCTTGCTAGTCAAAGTCGAGTGTATCTAATTGACAAAGAGTTCAA TGTTATTGGATACACCTTACTTGTTAGCTTGATTGAGTATAAGACTCTTGTGATGCGTGGGGACCTGGACAGGGCCAGTGAACTTTTACCTTCAATTCCTAAAGAGCATCATAATAG tGTGGCTCATTTCTTGGAATCACGTGGGATGATAGAGGATGCTATTGAAGTAGCTACAGACCCTGATTACAGATTTGAGCTAGCCATACAGCTTGGTAGATTAGAGGTTGCAAAG AGTATTGCCTCAGAAGTGCAGAGTGAGTCTAAATGGAAGCAGTTGGGAGAATTAGCTATGTCCACCGGAAAG TTAGAAATGGCCGAGGAATGTTTAAAGCATGCAATGGACTTGAGTGGTTTATTGCTACTTTATTCTTCTTTAGGTGATGCTGAAGGGATATCACAACTTGCTTCCCTTGCTAAAGAGCAGGGGAAGAACAATGTTGCATTCCTTTGCTTATTCATGTTGGGTAATTTGGAGGAGTGCCTCCAGCTGTTGTTGGATag CAATCGGATTCCTGAGGCTGCCTTGATGGCACGATCTTATCTTCCAAGCAAGGTCTCAGAGATAGTCGCAATTTGGAGAAAGGACCTCAATAAG GTCAATGCAAAGGCTGCTGAATCTTTAGCCGTTCCTGAGGAGTATCCTAATTTGTTTGAGGATTGGCAAGTTGCGCTATCTGTTGAATCTAAAGTTGCAGCGACAAG GGGCGTTTATCCTCCTGCACATGAATATATAAACCATGCCGATAGATCACATCTTACACTTGTGGAGGCTTTCAGAAACATGCAAGTGGATGATGAAGAACCCCTTGAGAATGGAGATGCAGATCATGAGGAG AATGGAGAAGAACAGAATGAAGAGGaacacaatggagaagaaggaagCCAAGAGGAGGGTGTCGTAGTGGATGCTGATTCAACAGATGGTGCAGTACTCGTTAATGGCAACGAGGCTGACGAAGAGTGGG TGCTTACGCCACATCAGTAG